The window CCAGGACTCGGGCATGAGGCGGACCCAGTCCGTCGAGGAGACCTTGGAACTCGTCGACGAGGGCTCGGCGAAGGTGCGGGCCGGTCCGGTCAGGGTCGCGGTGCGCGCCCCGTCGGTGAACACCGCCTTGACCTGGCCGTCGGCTCCGCGCAGCACGGAGCGGGCGGGGTTCTCCAGCCGGGACCAGCTCTCCCCGCCCTTGTCACGGGTCTTCGCCGCGCCGCCTGCCCGGTCCGAGCCGTCCAGCACGCCGACGTTCGTGATCTCCGGGACGCCCTTGTCCTCCTGCTTGCGCAGCTCCACGGTGAGGTAGCCGGACGTCGCGACGAGCGCCAGCACCACGAGGCCGGAGAGGACCGGCCGCGATTTCTTCTTTCCTGCCATGTGTTCTCCCCTGGGTTGTCGGTCGCCGGGACGCCGGTTCTCAGACGGTGGGCATGATGCCGAGCAGCAGTCCGGCGGCGACGACGATGTAGGCCATGAGCGAGACGGTGCCGGTTGCCAGCAGCGTCGCCCCCTTGGGCTGGCGGACCATCTGGTACGCGATCAGTCCGGGCACGATGAAGCCGAGGGTCTGGTTGCCGTACAGCAGCGGGAACTCCATCGAGAGCACGATCATCACGGTGGCCTGGAGCAGCACGCCCAGCAGGACCACCGCGGCGAACAGCCGCTTGCCGTAGAGGATCACCAGCCGCTGCATGACCTTGGTGCCCGCGTAGGTGAGGGCGGTGACGCCGACCACCATGGCCGCCCGCTGGAGGTCCTCGATGAGGGTCAGGGCGAGCCAGCCGGGCGTGATCATGCCGCCGGGCGACAGGTTGGTGGTCAGGTAGCACAGCAACGAGAAGAACAGGCCGATGGCGATGCCGAGGGCGGCCATCTCGGGGGTCAGGGCGGCGGTGGTCAACGAAGGTCTCCGGGCACGGGTACGGGTGCGGGTTCGGTACGGGGCGATCGGCGGTCCTGCGCGAGGCGCTCGCCCCGCCCGTGGACGTCAGGAACGGGGAGGCTGTCCCCCGTCGTCGGTCGGGACGTACCCGTAGGGCTCGTCGGCGTACTGCCATGCCTGCTGGGCCTCGGCGGCGTACGGCCCCTGCTGGTAGTGGGCTCGGCCGGGGTACCCGGTGTCGGCGTACGGCCCCGACGGCTGGGCGGGGATGCGGACCACCGGGATCTCCTGGGTCTGGGAGGCCTGGTAGCGCTCCTCGTAGGCCATGGGGTACGAGGCGTAGGGGTCCAGGCGCGCCGGCTGGGCCGGCACGGCCGTGGCCGAGGGCGGCGCGGCGTCGGCGGTGGCGGACTCGTCCGCCGGGAGTTCGGCCAGGTACTCCAGCAGTTCCTCGCCCTGGCCGTGGATGTTGCCGATGGCGACCAGGGAGGAGTCGGCGGACAGGCGCTCCAGCAGGGCGGGCATGAACTCCTCGGCCGACCGCCGTTCTCCTCCGAGGTCGACCGCGCGGTCACGCCACTCGGCGGGGATGGCGTCGATCGCGCTCTTGGCGGGGTGCCCGATGACGAAGACGTGGTCCGGCTGGAGGTCGGGGATGATCTCGCCCATCTGCCCGTTGCGCTCCACGCGGTCGGGCCGGCAGTTGATCACGACGTTCAGCGGCCGGTGGATGGCTCCGAGGTCGAGCAGCTGGTTGATGTTCATCAGTGTCGACTCGGGGTCGTTGGCCGCGAAGACGTTGGCGAAGGCGAGCCGCTTGCCCTCGGGCGCCGTGTAGCGCTCGACGGACAGAACGCCGGGGTCCGGCGGGGCGTCGTACATGCCCTGCAGGGCGACCTGCCGTTCCACGCCGAGCAGTTCGGCCACGACGAGGGCGATCGCGACGTTCTCCTTGAAGGTGAACCAGCTGAAGCCGCGCAGCTCCTCGTCGGTGACGGTCTCCGGGTCGGCGTAGACGAGCTGGCAGTTACGGGCGTCGGCCTCCTCCTGGAGGATGTGGAAGCGTTCCTTCTCGGCGGTGACGCAGATGCCGTCCTCCGGCATGGAGCGGCACAGCGACCGCGCCACGTCGTCGAGGGTGGGGCCCATCTCGGCGAGGTGGTCCTCGCGGACGTTGCACAGCACGCCGATCGTGGAGCGGATCAGCTTGCTCTGGTTCACCTCCTGCAGGGCCGGCATGACGGCCATGCACTCGATGACGAGGGCGTCGGGCCGGTAGGTGGCGGCCCGGCGCACGATGCCGATCTGCTCCACCACGTTGGCGATGCCGAACTTGCGGTAGACCGGCTCCTCGGTGGCGTCCGGGTGGATGAACCGGGCCGCCGTACCCGTGGTCTTCGCCACGGTGACCAGATCGCCGCCGCGCAGCGCCCCGGCACACAGCCGGGTGATGGAGGACTTGCCGCGGATGCCGTTCACGAGCACGCGCGAGGGGATGCTGTGCAGGCTGGCGTAGTGCCGGCGCTGTTCCACGATGCCCGCCACCAGCAGCAGCACACTGCCGGTGAGCAGGACGAAGTACAGATAGAGCACGGCTGGGTCACCTTCCCCGAACGCCGGCCTGCGGCTCCGCGAGCCGGCGTGCCTGGGTCTGTTTACGGGCCTGGAGTTGCTGGCGCAGCAGTTCGAGGCTGCGTACGACGGCGCCGACCTCGTCCTGGTAGCGGGGGTACAGCACGGACTTGAGGTCGCCGTCGGCCAGCTTCTCCGCGCCGGCCGCCAGAGCCCGCATCGGCCGGGCCACGACCAGGTGCACCCAGCCGAGGCAGACGACGATCAGGGCCAGGCCGAGCAGTCCGGCCAGGACGCTGCGGTCCTCGCGCTGGTACGGGGTGATCTGGAAGTCCTTGGCGTTCTGCCAGCTGACCACGGTCCAGCCGATGTCGGCCGCCACGCCCCCGCCGGAGAACGGGGCGGCCGCGGCGACCGTGGTCCCGCCTCCTTCGCGGATCAGCAGGCCGTTCTCGACAGGACCGGCGCCGACGTGGACGCCGCCGGCCCGGACGAGGTCGGTGAGCGCGTCGCGCGGCAGTTCCTCGAAGGCCAGGAAGCCGTCGCTGGCCGCGATGGTCTCCGCCTTGGAATCCACCACGCGGACCTCGCCGAGCCCGGGCCGCTTCAGCAGCGAGTTGAGGAACTCGACCCGGACCTCGCCGACCAGGGTCATGCCCTTGTCGCCCGGCAGGGGCGCCCCGGCCTGGACGACCGGTTTCTTCCCGCCCTTGCCGGCCACCCGGACCAGCGGCAGCTCGTCCGCGTCGGCGAAACCAGC of the Streptomyces koelreuteriae genome contains:
- a CDS encoding poly-gamma-glutamate biosynthesis protein PgsC/CapC, which gives rise to MTTAALTPEMAALGIAIGLFFSLLCYLTTNLSPGGMITPGWLALTLIEDLQRAAMVVGVTALTYAGTKVMQRLVILYGKRLFAAVVLLGVLLQATVMIVLSMEFPLLYGNQTLGFIVPGLIAYQMVRQPKGATLLATGTVSLMAYIVVAAGLLLGIMPTV
- the pgsB gene encoding poly-gamma-glutamate synthase PgsB, with the protein product MLYLYFVLLTGSVLLLVAGIVEQRRHYASLHSIPSRVLVNGIRGKSSITRLCAGALRGGDLVTVAKTTGTAARFIHPDATEEPVYRKFGIANVVEQIGIVRRAATYRPDALVIECMAVMPALQEVNQSKLIRSTIGVLCNVREDHLAEMGPTLDDVARSLCRSMPEDGICVTAEKERFHILQEEADARNCQLVYADPETVTDEELRGFSWFTFKENVAIALVVAELLGVERQVALQGMYDAPPDPGVLSVERYTAPEGKRLAFANVFAANDPESTLMNINQLLDLGAIHRPLNVVINCRPDRVERNGQMGEIIPDLQPDHVFVIGHPAKSAIDAIPAEWRDRAVDLGGERRSAEEFMPALLERLSADSSLVAIGNIHGQGEELLEYLAELPADESATADAAPPSATAVPAQPARLDPYASYPMAYEERYQASQTQEIPVVRIPAQPSGPYADTGYPGRAHYQQGPYAAEAQQAWQYADEPYGYVPTDDGGQPPRS